The genome window TCGATGATTCGCTGGGCCCGGGAGAGTACTGGCGCGTCGACCATCTCGCCGTCCACGGTCGTCGCCGAGCCCGCGGGGTCTGCGGCGGTGAGAATCGTCTGTGCCCAGGCGACTTCGTCCGCCGAGGGGGCGGTGGCGTCGTGGACGGCCGCGACTTGGGAGGGGTGGACGCAAAGCTTCGCGGTGAATCCGAGCGTCCGCGCGTGGGTCACGTCGTCGACCAGTTGCCGGCGGTCGGTCAGCGCCGTGGTGACTCCGTCGACGGGTCCGGGTAGCCGCGCCGCCGCCGACGCGAGTACCAGTGCGCTCCTTGCGACCAGCAGGGCCTGCCGATCGGTAGGGTCAACGCCCAGTTCGGCGGCGAGGTCGATGCTGCCGAAGGCCAGCCGTTGGACACCGTCGGCCATTGCCAGCTCACGCGCGTTCGACACGCCGCAGGCGGTCTCCACCAGCGGCACCACGCTGATGCCGCTGCGCGCGAGGCGCTCCAGGAGTGCCGGATCCTCCGCCTTGGGCACCATCGCAGCCGTTCCGTGTTCGCACATCATGTCGAGATCCGCTTCGTACCAAGATGTTCGCGATCCGTTGATCCTTACGACCGCGGTCTCACCGGCCGCCAGCCAAGCCCGCGCGTTCTCGCGAGCCGCGTCCTTGTCCGCGGCACCGACCGCGTCCTCCAGATCGATGACCACCAAGTCGGGGCCGGCGGCCACCGCCTTGGCGAAACGGTCTGGCCGATCGCCGGGGACGAACAGCAGCGAGCGCGCGGCACGAATCGCGTCGCTGGGGTGTGCCGTCATCGATAGGTGACCGTGGCCGACGCGTGGATCGTGTCCTGGCCGGACACCACGGCGAGTTCGGCGCCGCCTGCGACAGGCGTTCCTTGGACGGTGACCCGATCGCCGAGGAACACCGGTCGCCGCAAGCGGAAGTCGAATGACGCCGGAATGCGTTCGTGCTCGGATGCGT of Mycolicibacterium madagascariense contains these proteins:
- a CDS encoding HpcH/HpaI aldolase/citrate lyase family protein; amino-acid sequence: MTAHPSDAIRAARSLLFVPGDRPDRFAKAVAAGPDLVVIDLEDAVGAADKDAARENARAWLAAGETAVVRINGSRTSWYEADLDMMCEHGTAAMVPKAEDPALLERLARSGISVVPLVETACGVSNARELAMADGVQRLAFGSIDLAAELGVDPTDRQALLVARSALVLASAAARLPGPVDGVTTALTDRRQLVDDVTHARTLGFTAKLCVHPSQVAAVHDATAPSADEVAWAQTILTAADPAGSATTVDGEMVDAPVLSRAQRIIDQTARA